A region of Diospyros lotus cultivar Yz01 chromosome 3, ASM1463336v1, whole genome shotgun sequence DNA encodes the following proteins:
- the LOC127797974 gene encoding protein LIGHT-DEPENDENT SHORT HYPOCOTYLS 6, whose amino-acid sequence MDSASGGGAGASDPNGTEGPAGGSGEVGSTGPPPPAPSRYESQKRRDWNTFLQYLKNHKPPLTLARCSGAHVIEFLKYLDQFGKTKVHIAGCPYFGHPNPPAPCQCPLRQAWGSLDALIGRLRAAYEENGGRPESNPFGTRPVRIYLREVRESQAKARGMPYEKKKRKRVSVAANVPVEGGAGSSSGGGGGDGGGGGEGSGASVAATVATATATATTTV is encoded by the coding sequence atggatTCAGCTTCAGGAGGAGGCGCGGGAGCGTCTGACCCGAATGGTACAGAGGGTCCGGCAGGAGGATCGGGAGAGGTCGGGTCAACGGGACCTCCACCGCCGGCGCCAAGCCGCTACGAGTCCCAAAAGCGCCGCGACTGGAACACTTTTTTGCAGTACCTCAAGAACCACAAGCCGCCGCTGACACTGGCTCGGTGCAGCGGCGCTCACGTCATCGAATTCCTCAAGTACCTCGACCAGTTCGGGAAGACCAAGGTCCACATCGCCGGCTGCCCTTACTTCGGGCACCCGAACCCCCCGGCGCCGTGCCAATGTCCGCTGAGGCAGGCGTGGGGCAGCCTCGACGCCCTCATCGGCCGCCTCCGCGCTGCCTACGAGGAGAACGGCGGCCGGCCGGAGTCCAACCCCTTTGGTACCAGACCCGTGAGGATTTATCTCAGGGAAGTCAGGGAAAGCCAGGCCAAAGCGAGAGGGATGCCTTACGAGAAGAAGAAGCGGAAAAGGGTTTCAGTGGCTGCGAATGTTCCGGTCGAGGGTGGCGCCGGTAGTagtagtggtggtggtggtggtgatggcggcggcggcggtgaGGGCAGCGGCGCCAGTGTTGCTGCCACTGTGGCCACCGCTACTGCTACAGCAACTACAACAGTATAG
- the LOC127797972 gene encoding phenylacetaldehyde reductase produces the protein MSRKDGEVVCVTGGSGYIGSWLVRLLLHRGYTVHATVKDLKDEKETKHLEALEGAESRLRLFQIDLLDTGSIIAAVSGVSGVFHLASPCIVDQVTDPEMELLAPAVQGTLNVLTAAKEMGVRRVVVTSSISAITPSRYWPADKVKNEDCWTDVDYCKQNGLWYPVSKTLAEKAAWEFAKEKGLDVVVVNPGTVMGPILPPGLNASMLMLLRLIQGCTEIYEDFFMGSVHVKDVALAHLLVYENTSTTGRHLCVEAISHYGDFAAMVAELCPEYNIPRLPKDTQPGLLRTKDGAKKMMDLGLQFIPMEEIIKDSIESLKSKGFI, from the exons ATGTCTAGGAAGGACGGTGAGGTAGTGTGCGTCACCGGCGGAAGTGGCTACATCGGATCGTGGCTGGTCCGCCTCCTCCTCCACCGCGGCTACACCGTTCATGCCACCGTCAAAGATCTCA AGGATGAAAAGGAAACGAAGCATCTGGAAGCCCTAGAAGGAGCAGAATCGCGCCTCCGTCTCTTCCAGATTGACCTCCTCGACACCGGCTCCATTATCGCCGCCGTCTCCGGCGTCTCCGGTGTGTTCCACCTTGCCTCCCCCTGCATTGTCGATCAAGTCACCGACCCCGAG ATGGAGCTATTGGCACCGGCAGTTCAGGGGACGCTCAATGTGCTCACTGCAGCTAAGGAGATGGGAGTTCGGCGCGTGGTCGTGACCTCGTCTATATCAGCCATCACACCGAGCCGTTACTGGCCGGCCGATAAGGTCAAGAACGAGGATTGCTGGACCGACGTTGACTACTGCAAGCAGAATGGA TTATGGTATCCTGTTTCCAAGACACTTGCTGAGAAGGCAGCTTGGGAATTTGCTAAGGAAAAAGGTCTAGATGTCGTTGTAGTGAATCCTGGAACTGTTATGGGCCCTATTCTGCCCCCAGGTCTTAATGCAAGCATGTTAATGCTTCTTCGCCTTATTCAAG GCTGCACTGAAATATATGAGGACTTCTTTATGGGGTCTGTTCATGTTAAAGATGTGGCACTAGCACATCTATTGGTTTACGAAAATACGTCAACAACTGGAAGGCACTTGTGTGTTGAAGCCATATCACATTATGGTGACTTCGCAGCTATGGTTGCAGAACTTTGTCCTGAATATAATATCCCCAG GCTGCCAAAGGATACTCAACCTGGATTGCTGAGGACCAAAGATGGAGCCAAGAAGATGATGGACTTGGGCTTACAATTCATTCCCATGGAGGAAATTATCAAGGATTCTATCGAGAGTTTAAAGAGCAaaggatttatttaa